The Rhizobium leguminosarum genome includes a region encoding these proteins:
- a CDS encoding SDR family oxidoreductase codes for MASKENGKVALVTGASRGIGAAVAERLAKDGFTVVINYSGNAAPAEELAQEIEQAGGKALTAKADVSDAEAVRRMFDAAETAFGGVDVLVNNAGIMMLSALAEADDANFDRQIDVNLKGTFNTLREAAKRLRDGGRVVNFSTSVVGLKLETYGVYAATKAAVETLTAIMAKEMRGRNITVNAIAPGPVATELFLNGKSDELIARMAKMNPLERLGTPEDIASAVAFLAGPDGGWINGQTLRANGGVI; via the coding sequence ATGGCTTCCAAAGAAAACGGTAAGGTCGCACTGGTGACCGGCGCTTCCCGCGGCATCGGCGCGGCGGTCGCCGAGCGCCTCGCCAAGGACGGTTTCACCGTCGTCATCAATTATTCTGGCAATGCCGCTCCGGCCGAGGAATTGGCCCAGGAGATCGAGCAGGCCGGCGGCAAGGCGCTGACGGCGAAAGCCGATGTCAGCGATGCCGAAGCCGTCCGCCGCATGTTCGATGCCGCGGAAACCGCTTTCGGCGGCGTCGATGTGCTCGTCAACAATGCCGGCATCATGATGCTCTCTGCGCTTGCCGAGGCCGATGACGCCAATTTCGACCGCCAGATCGACGTCAATCTGAAGGGCACCTTCAATACGTTGCGCGAGGCAGCCAAGCGGCTGCGCGACGGCGGCCGGGTCGTCAACTTCTCGACATCGGTCGTCGGCCTGAAGCTCGAAACCTATGGCGTCTATGCCGCCACCAAGGCTGCCGTGGAAACGCTGACGGCGATCATGGCCAAGGAAATGCGCGGACGCAACATCACGGTCAACGCCATCGCGCCCGGCCCTGTCGCCACCGAGCTTTTTCTCAACGGCAAGTCGGACGAACTCATCGCCCGCATGGCGAAGATGAACCCGCTGGAGCGCCTCGGCACACCGGAAGACATCGCTTCTGCGGTTGCCTTCCTCGCCGGCCCGGACGGCGGCTGGATCAACGGCCAGACGCTACGCGCCAATGGCGGCGTGATCTGA
- a CDS encoding SDR family oxidoreductase, which yields MSKQVIVITGASSGFGALTARALAKAGHTVYAGMRATERRNAPAVADAAEFARENNVDLRSVELDVASDASVEAGVARIIVDAGRLDVIVHNAGHMSFGPAEAFTPERFAELFDINVLSTQRVNRAALPHLRRQGRGLVVWVSSSSSRGGAPPYLSPYFAAKAAMDSLAVSYAGELTRWGIETSIIVPGAFTKGTNHFAHSGSPADAARAAEYNEGPYKGVPEQALQGLAALEPADADASAVAAAIVNVVGKPFGTRPFRVHIDPSEDGAEIVNGVADRVRAELFRRIGLEDSLKPVVAD from the coding sequence ATGAGCAAGCAAGTCATCGTCATCACAGGCGCTTCCAGCGGTTTCGGCGCTCTTACCGCCCGCGCCCTCGCAAAGGCCGGCCATACCGTCTATGCCGGCATGCGCGCCACCGAACGCCGCAACGCTCCGGCCGTCGCCGATGCTGCTGAATTCGCCAGGGAAAACAACGTCGATCTGCGTTCGGTCGAACTCGACGTCGCTTCCGACGCTTCAGTGGAGGCCGGCGTCGCCCGGATCATCGTCGATGCGGGCCGCCTTGATGTCATCGTGCACAATGCCGGCCATATGTCCTTCGGTCCGGCCGAAGCCTTCACGCCGGAACGGTTCGCCGAACTCTTCGACATCAACGTGCTCTCCACCCAGCGCGTGAACCGAGCAGCACTTCCGCATCTGCGCAGGCAGGGCAGGGGCTTGGTGGTCTGGGTATCGTCGTCGAGCAGCCGCGGCGGCGCGCCTCCCTATCTCTCGCCCTACTTTGCCGCCAAGGCGGCGATGGATTCACTTGCCGTCTCCTATGCCGGCGAGCTTACCCGCTGGGGCATCGAGACCTCGATCATTGTGCCCGGCGCCTTCACCAAGGGCACCAACCATTTCGCTCATTCCGGCTCGCCTGCTGATGCCGCACGCGCCGCCGAATACAATGAAGGACCCTACAAGGGCGTGCCGGAACAGGCGCTGCAAGGCCTGGCAGCGCTCGAACCTGCGGACGCCGATGCCAGCGCGGTTGCCGCGGCCATCGTCAATGTCGTCGGCAAGCCGTTTGGCACCCGGCCATTCCGCGTCCATATTGATCCGTCCGAGGACGGCGCGGAGATCGTCAACGGCGTCGCCGACCGTGTCCGGGCGGAATTGTTCCGCCGCATCGGCCTCGAGGACTCACTGAAGCCGGTCGTTGCGGATTGA
- a CDS encoding efflux RND transporter periplasmic adaptor subunit: MTSRSKRWALMGAGIALIASISGAALFFELPMSTTATAASAPAQAPAVPVTVAVVAARDVTAWESFSGRLEAVDRVQVRSRVAGAILSVAFREGALVKQGDLLFTIDPAPYQASVAQAQGQVASAEAKVSLAQTELDRGRRLSDNRTISQSDLDQRQSSLAEAQAGLRSAQAALQSAQLDLDYTQVRAPVSGRIGKIEVTAGNLVAAGSASPALTTLVSVDPIYASFNASEEMVTRALAQLPQTDSALPPVEQIPVEVGTLTDSGTPIKGKLQLIDNEVDASSGTIGVRAVFDNPGGRLIPGQFVRVRMGQPKAENKIVISDRAVGTDQDKKFVFVVDGENKVAYRQVQLGTVADGQRVVDGGLNVGEKIVVNGLQRIRPGAVVVPQMEEKVATAQ; encoded by the coding sequence ATGACGTCCAGAAGTAAGCGCTGGGCCCTGATGGGCGCCGGCATAGCCCTTATTGCGTCCATTTCCGGCGCTGCATTGTTTTTCGAATTGCCGATGAGCACGACCGCTACGGCTGCTTCCGCCCCCGCGCAGGCTCCCGCTGTGCCGGTGACGGTTGCCGTCGTCGCGGCGCGCGACGTGACGGCCTGGGAAAGTTTCTCCGGCCGTCTCGAAGCGGTCGACCGGGTGCAGGTGCGTTCCCGTGTCGCCGGCGCCATCCTTTCGGTGGCGTTCCGCGAAGGGGCGCTGGTCAAGCAGGGCGACCTGCTCTTCACCATCGACCCGGCTCCCTACCAGGCGAGCGTGGCGCAGGCGCAAGGCCAGGTCGCTTCGGCCGAAGCCAAAGTCAGCCTGGCGCAGACCGAACTCGATCGCGGCCGCAGGCTTTCCGACAACCGCACCATCTCCCAGAGCGATCTCGATCAGCGCCAGAGTTCGCTGGCCGAGGCTCAGGCGGGGCTGCGTTCGGCGCAGGCCGCACTGCAGTCTGCCCAGCTCGATCTCGATTACACTCAAGTGCGGGCTCCGGTTTCCGGCCGCATCGGCAAGATCGAGGTGACCGCCGGTAACCTTGTTGCGGCCGGGTCGGCCTCGCCGGCGCTGACGACGCTCGTTTCGGTCGATCCGATCTATGCGAGCTTCAATGCCAGCGAAGAGATGGTGACGCGGGCGCTCGCCCAGCTTCCGCAGACGGACAGCGCCCTGCCTCCCGTCGAGCAGATCCCGGTCGAAGTCGGTACGCTGACCGACAGCGGCACGCCGATCAAGGGCAAGCTGCAACTGATCGACAACGAGGTCGATGCATCAAGCGGCACGATCGGCGTTCGCGCCGTCTTCGATAATCCGGGCGGGCGTCTCATCCCCGGCCAGTTCGTGCGGGTGCGCATGGGCCAGCCGAAGGCCGAGAACAAGATCGTCATCAGTGACCGCGCCGTCGGCACGGACCAGGACAAGAAGTTCGTCTTCGTCGTCGATGGCGAGAACAAGGTCGCCTATCGGCAGGTCCAGCTCGGCACAGTGGCTGACGGTCAGCGGGTGGTCGATGGCGGCCTGAACGTCGGCGAGAAGATCGTCGTCAACGGTCTGCAGCGCATCCGTCCAGGCGCAGTCGTCGTGCCTCAGATGGAAGAGAAGGTCGCGACCGCGCAGTAA
- a CDS encoding IlvD/Edd family dehydratase, whose product MTDSHSPKRRLRSQDWFDNPDHIDMAALYLERFMNYGITPEELRSGKPIIGIAQSGSDLTPCNRVHVELAKRVRDGIRDAGGIPIEFPTHPIFENCKRPTAALDRNLAYLGLVEILYGYPLDGVVLTTGCDKTTPSAIMAASTVDIPAIVLSGGPMLDGWHEGELAGSGTVIWRMRRKYAAGEIDREEFLQAALDSAPSVGHCNTMGTASTMNALAEALGLSLTGCGAIPAAYRERGQMAYRTGRRAVEIVFEDLKPSDILTREAFLNAIRTNSAIGGSTNAQPHLAAMAKHAGVELYPDDWQVHGFDIPLLANVQPAGAYLGERFHRAGGTPAIMWELLQAGKLDGNCRTVTGRTMAENLEGKEARDREVITPFAEPLKERAGFLVLKGNLFDFAIMKMSVVSEDFRRRYLEEPGREGVFEGKAVVFDGSEDYHKRINDPELGIDENTILVIRGAGPIGWPGSAEVVNMQPPDHLLKRGIRSLPTIGDGRQSGTADSPSILNASPESAAGGGLAWLRTGDIIRIDFNHGRCDMLVEDAEIERRKGDGIPPVPADATPWQQIYRRSVTQLSDGAVLEGATEFRQIAKNPPRHNH is encoded by the coding sequence GTGACGGACAGCCATTCGCCGAAGCGGCGCCTACGTTCGCAGGACTGGTTCGACAATCCCGATCATATCGACATGGCAGCGCTCTATCTCGAGCGCTTCATGAATTACGGCATCACGCCGGAAGAGCTGCGCTCCGGCAAGCCGATCATTGGGATTGCCCAGAGCGGCAGTGATCTTACGCCCTGCAACAGGGTGCATGTCGAGCTTGCCAAGCGCGTGCGCGACGGCATTCGCGATGCCGGCGGCATTCCGATCGAGTTTCCGACGCATCCGATCTTCGAGAACTGCAAGCGCCCGACGGCCGCACTCGACCGCAATCTCGCCTATCTCGGCCTCGTCGAAATCCTCTACGGCTATCCGCTCGACGGCGTCGTGCTGACCACCGGGTGCGACAAGACCACGCCTTCGGCGATCATGGCGGCTTCGACGGTCGATATTCCGGCGATCGTGCTCTCCGGCGGCCCGATGCTCGACGGCTGGCACGAAGGGGAGCTGGCAGGCTCCGGCACGGTGATCTGGCGGATGCGGCGGAAATATGCCGCAGGCGAGATCGATCGGGAGGAGTTCCTGCAGGCGGCGCTCGATTCTGCGCCTTCCGTCGGCCACTGCAATACGATGGGCACCGCTTCGACGATGAATGCGCTGGCCGAGGCGCTCGGCCTTTCGCTGACCGGCTGTGGCGCCATTCCGGCCGCTTACCGCGAGCGCGGCCAGATGGCTTATCGCACCGGGCGGCGCGCCGTCGAAATCGTGTTCGAGGATCTGAAGCCGTCGGACATCCTGACGCGGGAGGCTTTCCTGAATGCGATCCGCACCAATTCGGCGATCGGCGGCTCGACCAACGCGCAGCCGCATCTGGCCGCGATGGCGAAGCACGCCGGTGTCGAACTCTATCCCGACGACTGGCAGGTGCATGGCTTCGATATCCCGCTGCTGGCCAATGTCCAGCCGGCGGGCGCCTATCTCGGCGAGCGCTTTCATCGCGCTGGCGGTACGCCGGCGATCATGTGGGAACTGCTCCAAGCCGGAAAGCTCGACGGCAACTGTCGCACGGTGACGGGCAGGACGATGGCCGAGAACCTGGAGGGCAAGGAAGCGCGCGACCGCGAGGTCATCACGCCGTTCGCTGAGCCGCTGAAGGAGCGGGCGGGCTTCCTCGTTCTCAAGGGTAATCTCTTCGATTTCGCGATCATGAAGATGAGCGTTGTCTCGGAGGATTTCCGCCGGCGCTATCTTGAGGAGCCCGGGCGCGAAGGCGTGTTCGAGGGCAAGGCGGTGGTCTTCGACGGTTCCGAGGACTATCACAAGCGCATCAACGATCCCGAACTCGGCATCGATGAAAATACCATCCTCGTCATCCGCGGCGCCGGGCCGATCGGCTGGCCGGGTTCGGCTGAGGTCGTCAACATGCAGCCGCCGGATCATCTGCTGAAGCGCGGCATCCGCAGCCTGCCGACGATCGGCGACGGCCGCCAATCGGGCACCGCGGATAGTCCATCGATCCTCAACGCCTCTCCGGAAAGCGCCGCCGGCGGCGGCCTTGCCTGGCTTCGTACCGGCGATATCATCCGCATCGACTTCAATCACGGGCGCTGCGACATGTTGGTCGAGGACGCCGAGATCGAACGGCGCAAGGGCGATGGCATCCCGCCGGTGCCGGCGGATGCGACGCCGTGGCAGCAGATCTACCGCCGCTCGGTTACGCAATTGTCGGACGGCGCGGTGCTGGAGGGAGCGACGGAATTCCGTCAGATTGCGAAAAACCCGCCGCGGCACAACCACTGA
- a CDS encoding NAD(P)-dependent oxidoreductase produces MTSSREGHDGRRIAFLGTGLMGAPMARRLLGAGFAVTVWNRDPGKAELLAGDGAICAKTPADAVSGADVVITMLTNAEAVKDVLFDRGAVDAMTPGTTVIDMSSIAPHFARDHSARLADRDIHHVDSPVSGGVVGAEAGTLAIMAGGDKDVIDGLADVFAPMGRVTRVGPSGAGQLAKLANQQIVAVTIGAVAEAMMLIEAGGGSQAAFRDAIRGGFAESRILELHGKRMVERQFTPGGSSSNQLKDLNAAMETAKTLSLTLPLTAAVHAEFSEFVANGNGEKDHSGLLLHLEEKNARPGGKQ; encoded by the coding sequence ATGACGAGTTCGAGAGAAGGTCATGACGGCAGGCGGATCGCCTTTCTCGGCACCGGCCTGATGGGCGCGCCGATGGCTCGCCGGCTGCTTGGCGCGGGCTTTGCCGTCACCGTCTGGAATCGCGATCCCGGCAAGGCCGAGCTGCTTGCGGGAGACGGCGCGATCTGCGCGAAAACACCGGCGGATGCCGTCTCGGGCGCCGACGTCGTCATCACCATGCTGACCAACGCCGAGGCGGTGAAGGACGTGTTGTTCGACCGCGGAGCGGTCGATGCGATGACGCCTGGCACAACCGTCATCGACATGAGTTCGATCGCCCCGCATTTCGCCCGCGACCATTCGGCGAGGCTTGCCGACCGCGACATCCATCATGTCGATTCGCCGGTATCTGGCGGCGTCGTCGGCGCGGAAGCGGGTACGCTCGCGATCATGGCGGGCGGCGACAAGGACGTGATTGACGGGCTTGCAGATGTCTTTGCGCCCATGGGGCGCGTGACCCGCGTCGGTCCAAGCGGGGCGGGCCAGCTTGCCAAGCTTGCCAACCAGCAGATCGTCGCGGTGACGATCGGCGCCGTCGCCGAAGCGATGATGCTGATCGAAGCGGGCGGCGGCTCGCAGGCGGCCTTTCGGGACGCCATTCGCGGCGGCTTTGCCGAGAGCCGTATCCTTGAGCTGCACGGCAAGCGCATGGTCGAGCGGCAGTTTACGCCAGGCGGTTCGTCCAGCAACCAGCTCAAGGATCTGAACGCCGCCATGGAGACGGCCAAGACCCTGTCGTTGACGCTGCCGCTGACTGCGGCGGTGCATGCCGAATTCAGCGAATTCGTCGCCAATGGCAATGGCGAAAAGGATCACAGCGGCCTTCTCCTCCATCTCGAAGAGAAGAATGCCCGGCCGGGAGGAAAACAGTGA
- a CDS encoding efflux RND transporter permease subunit, which yields MNISRFFVDRPVFAGVLSVLILVAGLIGLRALPISEYPEVVPPSIVVRATYPGANPSVIAETVATPLEEQINGVEGMLYMASQATSDGVLNVTVTFKLGTDPDKAQQLVQNRVSQAEPRLPAEVRSLGITTVKSSPNFIMVVNLVSDGNNHDITYLRNYATLNVKDRLARIAGVGQVQVFGAGDYSMRVWIDPQKAAEHNLAASDISSAISSQNIQAAAGIIGASPSQPGVDLQLNVNAQGRLRTPEEFGNIIVKTGANGEITRLRDVARIELGAADYTLRSLLDGKPAVAVAVLQAPGSNAIEIADNVNATMDQLQLAMPEGVKYEIVYDTTKFVRASIEKVIDTLLEAIALVVLVVILFLQTWRASIIPLIAVPVSIIGTFAVMYVFGFSINALSLFGLVLAIGIVVDDAIVVVENVERNIEEGLSPRAATYKAMREVSGPIIAIALVLVAVFVPLAFISGLSGQFYRQFALTIAISTVISAFNSLTLSPALAALLLKSHDQPKDWLTRFMDAIFGWFFRGFNRVFGAGSNAYGKGVGGLLSRKSIVMVIYLALVGATYSLFSTVPGGFVPSQDKQYLIGFAQLPDAASLDRTEDVIKRMTDIALAQPGVANAIAFPGLSINGFTNSSNAGIVFVTLKDFEERKTPDLSGGAIAMALNQKFGVIQDAFIAMFPPPPVNGLGTTGGFKLQIEDRAGLGNQALDEATKAVLAKAYQAPELAGLFSSFQINVPQLYADLDRAKAEQLGVSVTDVFQTLQIYLGSLYVNDFNAFGRTYSVRVQADAKFRAQPEDIGQLKVRSASGEMIPLSALLKVEPSTGPERANRYNGFLAADINGGPAPGFSSGQAQAAIEKILHETLPAGIDFEWTDLTYQQILAGNSSIVVFPLALLLVFLVLAAQYESLTLPLAIIMIVPMGVLAALTGVWLTGGDNNIFTQIGLVVLVGLSAKNAILIVEFARELEFEGRTPREAAIEASRLRLRPILMTSLAFIMGVVPLVVSTGAGAEMRAAMGVAVFSGMIGVTFFGIFMTPVFYVLLRRLTGNRPLIQHKPDEHKEEEAEVIRLAAE from the coding sequence ATGAACATCTCCAGATTCTTTGTCGACCGCCCGGTCTTTGCCGGCGTTCTTTCGGTCCTCATCCTGGTTGCCGGCCTGATCGGCCTGCGCGCGCTGCCGATTTCCGAATATCCGGAGGTCGTGCCGCCGTCGATCGTCGTGCGCGCTACCTATCCCGGCGCCAACCCAAGCGTCATCGCCGAAACGGTGGCGACGCCGCTCGAAGAGCAGATCAACGGCGTCGAAGGCATGCTCTATATGGCCAGCCAGGCGACATCGGACGGCGTGCTCAACGTCACCGTTACCTTCAAGCTCGGCACCGACCCCGACAAAGCGCAGCAGCTCGTGCAGAACCGCGTTTCACAGGCCGAGCCCCGCCTGCCGGCGGAAGTCCGTTCGCTCGGCATCACGACAGTCAAGAGCTCACCCAACTTCATCATGGTCGTCAACCTCGTCTCCGACGGGAACAATCACGACATCACCTATCTTCGCAATTACGCGACCCTGAACGTCAAGGATCGACTCGCCCGCATTGCAGGCGTCGGTCAGGTGCAGGTCTTCGGCGCCGGCGACTATTCCATGCGTGTCTGGATCGACCCACAGAAGGCCGCCGAGCACAATCTTGCCGCCAGCGACATCAGCAGCGCGATCAGTTCCCAGAACATCCAGGCCGCCGCCGGTATCATCGGCGCATCGCCGAGCCAGCCCGGTGTGGACCTGCAGCTTAACGTCAACGCCCAGGGCCGCCTGCGCACGCCCGAGGAGTTCGGCAACATCATCGTCAAGACGGGCGCCAATGGCGAGATCACCCGCCTTCGCGATGTCGCCCGCATCGAGCTCGGTGCTGCGGACTACACGCTGCGTTCGCTGCTCGACGGCAAGCCGGCCGTCGCCGTCGCCGTTCTTCAGGCGCCCGGTTCGAACGCGATCGAGATTGCGGACAATGTGAACGCGACCATGGATCAGCTGCAGCTCGCCATGCCTGAGGGCGTCAAATACGAGATCGTCTACGATACGACGAAATTCGTGCGGGCCTCGATCGAGAAGGTCATCGACACGCTGCTCGAAGCCATCGCGCTCGTCGTCCTCGTCGTCATCCTGTTCCTGCAGACGTGGCGCGCCTCGATCATCCCGTTGATCGCCGTTCCTGTCTCGATCATCGGCACTTTCGCGGTCATGTATGTCTTCGGCTTCTCGATCAACGCGCTCAGTCTGTTCGGACTGGTGCTTGCGATCGGTATCGTCGTCGACGACGCGATCGTGGTGGTCGAAAACGTCGAGCGCAATATCGAGGAAGGCCTGTCGCCGCGGGCTGCCACCTACAAGGCGATGAGGGAAGTCTCCGGTCCGATCATCGCGATCGCGCTGGTGCTCGTCGCCGTCTTCGTGCCACTTGCTTTCATCTCCGGTCTGTCGGGTCAGTTCTACCGCCAGTTCGCGCTGACGATCGCGATCTCCACCGTCATCTCGGCCTTCAACTCGCTCACCCTGTCTCCGGCGCTGGCAGCCCTTCTCCTGAAGAGCCATGATCAGCCGAAGGATTGGCTGACGCGGTTCATGGACGCTATCTTCGGCTGGTTTTTCCGGGGCTTCAACCGTGTCTTCGGCGCGGGCTCAAATGCCTACGGCAAGGGCGTTGGCGGGCTGTTGTCGCGCAAGAGCATCGTTATGGTGATCTATCTGGCGCTGGTCGGTGCGACCTACAGCCTGTTCAGCACGGTCCCGGGCGGCTTCGTGCCGTCGCAGGACAAGCAGTATTTGATCGGCTTTGCCCAGTTGCCGGATGCCGCAAGCCTCGACCGCACGGAAGACGTCATCAAGCGCATGACCGACATCGCGCTGGCGCAGCCGGGCGTTGCCAATGCGATTGCCTTCCCGGGTCTGTCGATCAACGGCTTCACCAACTCCTCGAATGCCGGCATCGTCTTCGTGACGCTGAAGGACTTCGAAGAGCGCAAGACGCCTGATCTCTCGGGCGGCGCAATCGCCATGGCGCTGAACCAGAAGTTCGGCGTCATCCAGGATGCCTTCATAGCCATGTTCCCGCCGCCGCCGGTCAATGGTCTCGGCACGACGGGCGGTTTCAAGCTGCAGATCGAGGATCGTGCCGGCCTCGGCAACCAGGCGCTCGACGAAGCGACCAAGGCCGTGCTTGCAAAAGCCTACCAGGCGCCTGAGCTCGCCGGGCTGTTCTCCAGCTTCCAGATCAACGTGCCGCAGCTCTATGCCGATCTCGACCGTGCCAAGGCCGAGCAGCTCGGGGTTTCCGTCACCGACGTCTTCCAGACGCTGCAGATCTATCTCGGTTCGCTCTATGTGAACGACTTCAACGCCTTCGGCCGCACCTACAGCGTCCGCGTGCAGGCCGATGCGAAATTCCGCGCCCAGCCGGAAGATATCGGCCAGTTGAAGGTCCGGTCGGCATCGGGTGAGATGATCCCGCTTTCGGCCCTCTTGAAGGTGGAACCGAGCACCGGTCCGGAACGCGCGAACCGCTACAACGGCTTCCTTGCAGCCGATATCAATGGCGGTCCGGCACCGGGCTTCTCGTCGGGTCAGGCGCAGGCGGCAATCGAGAAGATCCTTCACGAGACCCTGCCTGCGGGCATCGACTTCGAATGGACGGATCTGACCTATCAGCAGATCCTGGCCGGCAATTCGAGCATCGTCGTCTTCCCCCTGGCACTGTTGCTCGTCTTCCTGGTGCTGGCCGCCCAGTATGAAAGCCTGACGCTGCCGCTTGCGATCATCATGATCGTGCCGATGGGCGTGCTGGCGGCGCTGACCGGCGTCTGGCTCACCGGTGGAGACAACAACATCTTCACCCAGATCGGTCTTGTGGTGCTTGTCGGTCTATCGGCGAAGAACGCGATCCTGATCGTGGAATTCGCCCGCGAACTGGAATTCGAGGGAAGGACACCGCGGGAGGCCGCGATCGAGGCCAGCCGCCTTCGCCTTCGCCCGATCCTCATGACCTCGCTCGCCTTCATCATGGGTGTCGTGCCGCTCGTCGTCTCCACAGGCGCCGGCGCGGAAATGCGTGCGGCCATGGGTGTCGCGGTCTTCTCGGGCATGATCGGCGTGACCTTCTTCGGCATCTTCATGACGCCGGTGTTCTATGTGCTGCTGCGGCGGCTGACGGGCAACCGTCCGCTCATCCAGCACAAGCCGGACGAACACAAGGAAGAAGAGGCGGAGGTCATCCGGCTCGCAGCGGAATAA
- a CDS encoding alpha/beta hydrolase fold domain-containing protein yields MTVEWKDMMLDKVAIGPVSARIYQGADYGKGPPIVLYLHGGAFLDSDKHVDRPVAMSLAKAGAIVVAADYSSLSGNLFPKALEVSFSVFTYLANKRAGLGDRKSLLFVAGEEAGGNVAAGVALKARDQMPDALDGQVLISPLLDPFMGTSSIRKAEAIGMRQRWTEGWSHYLSGGGCHPYAAPCLCSRISGVAPALIFTAEDDPLHDETIGYGVRLKQAGVGVRQHVLPAGTGWPSIYGGKSEGVPDWQENVSRHFGSFLREVSVQPQLH; encoded by the coding sequence ATGACGGTGGAATGGAAAGATATGATGCTGGATAAGGTGGCCATCGGCCCCGTTTCCGCACGCATCTACCAGGGCGCCGATTACGGCAAGGGTCCGCCGATCGTGCTTTACCTGCATGGCGGCGCCTTTCTGGATAGCGACAAACACGTCGACCGGCCGGTGGCGATGAGCCTTGCCAAGGCCGGTGCCATCGTCGTTGCCGCCGATTACAGCAGCCTTTCCGGCAATCTGTTTCCAAAGGCGCTGGAAGTCTCTTTCTCCGTTTTCACCTATCTCGCCAACAAACGCGCCGGTCTCGGCGACCGCAAGTCGCTGCTCTTCGTCGCCGGCGAGGAGGCGGGCGGCAATGTTGCCGCCGGCGTGGCGCTGAAGGCGCGCGACCAGATGCCGGACGCGCTCGACGGCCAGGTTTTGATTTCGCCGCTGCTCGATCCCTTCATGGGCACGTCCTCGATCCGCAAGGCTGAAGCCATCGGCATGCGCCAGCGCTGGACGGAAGGTTGGAGCCACTATCTGAGCGGCGGCGGTTGCCACCCTTATGCGGCGCCTTGCCTCTGTTCGCGTATTTCAGGCGTCGCGCCGGCGCTGATATTTACCGCCGAGGATGATCCTCTGCACGACGAAACGATTGGTTACGGTGTCCGCCTGAAACAGGCCGGCGTCGGTGTGCGCCAGCATGTCCTTCCCGCCGGGACGGGCTGGCCCTCGATTTATGGTGGGAAATCCGAGGGAGTGCCGGACTGGCAGGAAAACGTCAGCCGCCATTTCGGAAGCTTCCTTCGGGAGGTAAGCGTCCAACCGCAATTGCATTGA
- a CDS encoding LysR family transcriptional regulator yields MDQLSAMRVFIRVVETGNFTRAADMLAMPKATVTNLIQGLEAHLRTKLLNRTTRRVMVTTDGALYYERAAQIISELEELDGSLSNSQSLPSGRLRVEMAGAFADWIVVPALCDFYQRYPDIRIDLGVGDRTVDYLAENVDCALRAGTPTDQSLIARRVSEVEMITCASPDYIQKFGMPERPEDLEADHYTVNYFRAQNNRTLPFEFRRHNEVIETSPRYIASVNDSRTYLTAALTGLGIAQVPIFMAREPMARGELIRVLPDWRRDPLPLYVVYPPNRHLSNKVRVFVDWLVKLLVEARLNDV; encoded by the coding sequence ATGGATCAGCTCTCGGCAATGCGCGTCTTCATTCGTGTCGTGGAGACGGGCAATTTCACCCGCGCCGCCGACATGCTCGCCATGCCCAAGGCGACGGTGACCAATCTCATCCAGGGCCTGGAAGCGCATCTGCGCACCAAGCTTTTGAATCGGACCACGCGCCGGGTCATGGTGACCACGGACGGCGCGCTTTATTACGAACGCGCCGCCCAGATCATTTCGGAACTGGAGGAGCTTGATGGCAGCCTCTCCAATTCGCAGAGCTTGCCGAGCGGACGGCTGCGTGTCGAGATGGCCGGCGCTTTCGCCGATTGGATCGTCGTTCCGGCACTTTGCGATTTCTATCAGCGTTATCCGGACATCCGCATCGACCTCGGTGTCGGCGACCGCACGGTCGATTATCTTGCAGAAAATGTCGATTGCGCGCTACGCGCCGGCACGCCGACCGACCAGTCGCTGATTGCGCGGCGCGTCTCCGAAGTCGAGATGATCACCTGCGCCTCTCCGGACTACATCCAGAAATTCGGCATGCCCGAGCGGCCCGAGGATCTGGAGGCGGATCATTACACGGTCAACTATTTTCGCGCCCAGAACAACCGGACGCTGCCTTTCGAATTCCGCCGGCACAACGAGGTGATCGAGACCAGTCCGCGTTACATCGCCTCGGTCAACGATAGCCGCACCTATCTGACGGCGGCGCTGACGGGCCTCGGCATCGCGCAGGTGCCGATCTTCATGGCGCGCGAGCCGATGGCAAGGGGCGAACTCATTCGCGTGCTGCCGGATTGGCGCCGCGATCCGCTGCCGCTTTACGTCGTCTATCCGCCGAACCGCCACCTCAGCAACAAGGTGCGCGTCTTCGTCGACTGGCTGGTGAAACTTCTGGTCGAGGCGAGACTGAACGACGTCTGA